The genomic stretch CGGCATCGGCCAGATCGTGCGGACCATGCCGGGGCCGGTCGATTACGCCGAGGTGACGCTGCGCTACGGCCTGATCCGGGACGCCGAGCTGTGGACCTGGATGCAGGCCACCATCCAGGGCCGGGTCGAGCGGCGCAACGTGTCGGTGATGATGCTGGACAGCGACGGCACCACCGAGGCGCTGCGCTGGAACCTGTTCAACGCCTGGCCCTGCGAATGGCAGGGGGCGCCCCTGGACGCGCTGGGGCGGGATGTCGCGGTGGAACTGCTGCGCCTGTCCTTCGACCAGCTTGAGCGGGTCTGAGCCATGCGCCCCCGCCTTCCGCTGCGCCGTCGGCTGTCGCGGCTTCTGCGGCGGGTGGCGCAGGCGCTGGACCGGCGGGAAACCGGGGCCGAGGCGCGGGCCGCCCGGCTGCGCGGGCGCTTTCCCGACGCCCCCGAGGCCTGGATCGCGGCCGTGGCGGCCTGCGGGGAACTCTCCGGCCCGATGCAGGGCGCGCGGCTGTCCCCGCCCCCGCGGCGTCCCGCCCCGGTCCCGCCTTCCCTCTGGCACAGCGACCCCCGCAGCACTCCCGCAGGGCGCGATCTCCGGGGCGGCCTGTCCTTCGCCCGGCCGCCACCTTCCATGCCGCAGGCCGCGCCACCCCCGGCGAAACGGCCGCCCCCCCGCCTGATCTGGGACCATGCCGCG from Paracoccus sp. MC1862 encodes the following:
- a CDS encoding phage tail protein translates to MPEMDTTQGPQSPDPMRNFQFRLEIPGVARGHFTEVSGLGVRVHPIRYREGGIGQIVRTMPGPVDYAEVTLRYGLIRDAELWTWMQATIQGRVERRNVSVMMLDSDGTTEALRWNLFNAWPCEWQGAPLDALGRDVAVELLRLSFDQLERV